A region of Hydrogenimonas cancrithermarum DNA encodes the following proteins:
- a CDS encoding YggS family pyridoxal phosphate-dependent enzyme gives MDRAQMQERLDRLIWRVEEARIRRSEHHIVKMVAVSKYADEAQIRMLYDLGQRAFGENKVQMLQERVDLLEDLPIEWHFIGRLQKNKINHLIRANPFMMQSLDSLELAAAMQKRLAEQDVTMECLMQINSAKEETKAGVMPEEAEEIYLMIKEKCPNIDLRGVMTIGAHVEDEAMIRKSFETTYAIFDRLKGEGAEICSMGMSHDFELAIECGSNMIRIGSLLFK, from the coding sequence ATGGATAGAGCACAGATGCAAGAGAGACTCGACCGTCTTATCTGGAGAGTCGAAGAGGCGCGGATCAGGCGAAGTGAGCACCACATCGTCAAAATGGTCGCAGTGAGCAAGTACGCCGACGAGGCACAGATTCGTATGCTCTACGATCTTGGGCAGCGGGCATTCGGCGAAAACAAGGTGCAGATGCTTCAGGAGCGTGTCGATCTGCTCGAGGACCTGCCGATCGAGTGGCATTTCATAGGCCGTCTACAGAAAAACAAGATCAACCATCTGATTCGTGCCAACCCTTTCATGATGCAGTCGCTCGATTCGCTCGAACTGGCGGCCGCGATGCAGAAACGTCTGGCGGAACAGGATGTCACGATGGAGTGTTTGATGCAGATCAACAGCGCCAAAGAGGAGACAAAAGCCGGTGTGATGCCCGAAGAAGCGGAAGAGATCTACCTGATGATCAAGGAGAAGTGTCCCAACATCGACCTGCGTGGTGTGATGACGATCGGCGCGCATGTCGAGGACGAAGCGATGATCAGAAAGAGTTTCGAAACGACCTATGCGATCTTCGATAGACTCAAAGGTGAAGGAGCCGAGATCTGTTCGATGGGTATGAGCCATGACTTCGAACTCGCCATCGAGTGCGGCTCGAATATGATCCGTATCGGGTCACTTCTGTTCAAGTAG
- the rseP gene encoding RIP metalloprotease RseP → MGMLVSLLVLSFLIFFHELGHFLAARFFGVHVERFSIGFGKVVFSKVVNGTEYALSAIPLGGYVKMKGQDDADPTKISYDPDSYNVKPPWQRILILLGGPFFNFLLAFVLYYAIALLGANALKPVVGMVQPDSPAAEVGLKKGDRIVEINNHPIEIWDDLSETIKASDGPIGMLVDRNGTILSLTVVPRVLEAKNMFGESVRRRMVGIAPSGDIVTIHYDPFHALTYAWERTVEASKLIVVSVEKLIEGVVPAKDMGGVIAIVQVTAEASQHGLVALLALTALISVNLGVLNLLPIPALDGGHIIFTLYEMIFRRPLNEEVVYRLTLGGWALLLTLMAFTIYNDITRITNG, encoded by the coding sequence ATGGGTATGCTCGTTTCCCTTCTGGTCCTTTCTTTTCTGATCTTTTTTCACGAACTGGGCCACTTTCTGGCAGCTCGCTTTTTCGGGGTCCATGTGGAGCGCTTCTCCATCGGATTCGGTAAGGTGGTCTTTTCCAAAGTCGTCAACGGTACCGAATATGCGTTGAGTGCGATTCCGCTCGGCGGTTATGTCAAGATGAAAGGCCAGGATGACGCCGATCCGACAAAGATCAGCTACGATCCCGACAGCTACAACGTCAAGCCGCCGTGGCAGCGTATCCTCATTCTGCTCGGCGGCCCCTTTTTCAACTTTCTGCTCGCCTTCGTTCTCTACTATGCCATCGCCCTGCTTGGAGCCAATGCCCTGAAACCCGTGGTAGGCATGGTACAGCCCGACTCTCCCGCAGCCGAGGTCGGTTTGAAAAAAGGGGATAGAATCGTCGAGATCAACAATCATCCCATCGAAATATGGGACGACCTGAGCGAAACGATCAAGGCGTCGGATGGCCCGATCGGAATGTTGGTGGATCGAAATGGAACCATTCTCTCTTTGACGGTCGTACCGCGCGTTCTCGAGGCGAAGAATATGTTCGGTGAGAGTGTCAGACGGCGTATGGTCGGTATCGCTCCAAGCGGAGATATCGTCACCATTCATTACGACCCATTCCATGCACTGACGTATGCATGGGAGAGGACGGTCGAAGCGAGCAAGCTGATCGTCGTCAGTGTCGAAAAACTGATCGAAGGGGTGGTGCCGGCCAAAGATATGGGAGGCGTCATCGCCATCGTTCAAGTGACGGCGGAGGCGAGTCAGCATGGCCTCGTCGCACTGTTGGCACTGACGGCACTCATCTCCGTCAACCTCGGTGTTTTGAATCTTCTTCCGATTCCGGCACTCGACGGAGGACACATCATCTTTACGCTGTACGAGATGATTTTCCGAAGGCCGCTCAACGAAGAGGTCGTCTACAGACTTACGCTTGGAGGGTGGGCGCTTCTGCTGACGCTGATGGCCTTTACCATTTACAACGACATCACAAGGATTACAAATGGATAG
- the pgsA gene encoding CDP-diacylglycerol--glycerol-3-phosphate 3-phosphatidyltransferase has protein sequence MTLNLPNILAFSRLLMAPLLLWLLAYRDTAPLQGIHTSWLDYFAALVFVLASVTDFFDGYIARMCDQITTLGKIIDPLADKMLTLAAFLGLVVLERADVFAIFLILSREFFITGLRVMIVSEGRDVAASWMGKVKTVSQMFAIGFLTMDWPGGTALLWLAVAITLYSGYEYIRDYARNR, from the coding sequence ATGACCCTCAACCTTCCGAACATCCTCGCTTTTTCACGCCTTCTGATGGCACCGCTGCTTCTTTGGCTGCTCGCCTATCGTGACACGGCACCGCTGCAGGGAATCCATACCAGCTGGCTCGACTATTTTGCGGCACTGGTCTTCGTTCTGGCGAGTGTCACCGACTTTTTCGATGGCTATATCGCCCGCATGTGCGATCAGATTACGACACTCGGGAAGATCATCGACCCGTTGGCGGACAAGATGCTTACGCTCGCTGCCTTTCTTGGACTTGTCGTGCTGGAACGCGCCGATGTTTTCGCGATCTTTCTCATTCTCAGCCGTGAATTTTTCATCACGGGCCTGCGGGTGATGATCGTCAGTGAAGGCCGGGATGTCGCGGCATCTTGGATGGGCAAGGTCAAAACGGTTTCGCAGATGTTCGCCATCGGCTTTTTGACGATGGACTGGCCAGGCGGTACGGCGTTGCTCTGGCTCGCTGTGGCGATTACTCTCTACAGTGGGTACGAATATATCCGCGACTATGCAAGGAACAGATAA
- a CDS encoding enoyl-ACP reductase, with protein sequence MSQCESMKGKTLVISGATRGIGKAILYRFAKAGADIAFTYNSNAEEAEKIAQDVKEKFGVRAIPYQLNILEPETYKDLFKQIDEDFSRIDFFISNAIISGRSVVGGFGPFMRLKPKGLCNIYTATVTAFVVGAQEAAKRMEKVGGGSIISLSSTGNLVYTPNYAGHGSNKAAVETMVKYAAAELGEKGIRVNAVSGGPIDTDALKKFPNYEEVKAEVVARSPLNRMGEAEDLAGMCWFLCTDECSWLTGQTIVIDGGTSFQ encoded by the coding sequence ATGAGTCAATGTGAAAGTATGAAGGGAAAAACCCTCGTTATCAGCGGTGCGACACGTGGCATCGGTAAAGCGATTCTCTACCGTTTCGCCAAGGCGGGGGCGGACATCGCCTTTACCTACAATTCCAATGCCGAAGAGGCCGAAAAGATCGCACAGGATGTCAAAGAGAAGTTTGGCGTTCGTGCCATTCCCTATCAGCTCAATATCCTCGAACCGGAAACCTACAAAGATCTTTTCAAACAGATCGACGAAGATTTTTCGCGGATCGATTTCTTCATCTCCAACGCCATCATCTCCGGCCGTTCCGTCGTCGGAGGCTTCGGACCCTTTATGCGCCTGAAACCCAAAGGGCTGTGCAACATCTATACCGCAACCGTTACGGCGTTCGTCGTCGGTGCGCAGGAGGCGGCAAAACGTATGGAAAAAGTGGGTGGCGGAAGTATCATTTCTCTCAGCTCCACGGGCAACCTCGTTTACACACCCAACTATGCGGGCCATGGCAGCAACAAAGCGGCGGTCGAGACGATGGTCAAATATGCCGCGGCCGAACTCGGTGAAAAGGGTATCCGGGTCAACGCCGTCAGTGGCGGCCCGATCGATACCGACGCACTGAAAAAATTCCCCAACTACGAAGAGGTGAAGGCCGAAGTCGTCGCACGTTCTCCACTGAATCGCATGGGAGAAGCGGAAGATCTCGCCGGTATGTGCTGGTTTCTGTGTACCGACGAATGTTCGTGGCTGACTGGACAGACCATCGTCATCGACGGAGGCACAAGCTTTCAATGA
- the dapA gene encoding 4-hydroxy-tetrahydrodipicolinate synthase has product MSEIIIGAMTALVTPFKNGQVDHEQFAKLIERQIGNGIDAVVPVGTTGESATLSHDEHKACIETAVDVCKGTNVKVVAGAGSNSTLEAIDLAKFAQKAGADAILSVCPYYNKPTQEGIFQHYKAIAESVEIPVMLYNVPGRTALDIAPDTVFRLFDEVANIYAIKEATGSMERTLHLKAKRPLLAVISGDDAINYPIMATGGNGCISVTSNLLPNMIADLIHSAQENDFASAKAISDHLYDINKVLFVESNPIPIKAAMYIAGLIDTLEYRLPLTPPTAEHMRQIEMVIKQYEIPGV; this is encoded by the coding sequence ATGAGTGAAATAATTATCGGCGCGATGACGGCGCTTGTAACCCCTTTTAAAAACGGCCAGGTGGATCATGAACAGTTCGCGAAGTTGATCGAACGTCAGATCGGAAACGGCATCGATGCCGTCGTTCCCGTGGGTACGACCGGTGAGAGCGCTACACTCAGCCATGACGAGCACAAAGCGTGTATCGAAACGGCCGTCGATGTCTGCAAGGGTACCAACGTCAAAGTGGTCGCCGGTGCGGGAAGCAACAGCACGCTCGAAGCGATCGACCTGGCCAAGTTCGCGCAAAAAGCGGGTGCCGACGCGATCCTGTCGGTCTGCCCTTACTACAACAAGCCGACACAGGAAGGAATTTTTCAGCACTACAAGGCGATTGCAGAGAGTGTGGAGATTCCGGTGATGCTCTACAATGTCCCGGGAAGAACGGCGCTCGATATCGCACCCGATACCGTCTTCCGCCTCTTCGACGAAGTGGCGAACATCTACGCTATCAAAGAGGCGACCGGTTCGATGGAGCGTACGCTGCACCTCAAAGCGAAACGTCCGCTTCTCGCCGTCATCAGCGGTGACGATGCGATCAATTATCCGATCATGGCGACCGGCGGCAACGGATGCATCTCTGTCACTTCGAATTTGCTGCCCAATATGATTGCCGACTTGATCCACTCGGCACAGGAGAACGATTTCGCCTCTGCCAAAGCGATAAGCGACCATCTCTACGACATCAACAAGGTTCTTTTCGTCGAGAGCAACCCGATCCCGATCAAAGCGGCGATGTATATCGCGGGACTCATCGATACCCTCGAGTACCGTCTGCCTTTGACCCCGCCGACCGCCGAACATATGCGCCAGATCGAAATGGTCATCAAACAATATGAAATTCCAGGAGTATAG
- a CDS encoding M16 family metallopeptidase — protein sequence MASSLPNYYTKTLKNGLEVVVIPLKNESGVITTDIFYRVGSRNETMGKSGIAHMLEHMNFKSTENMKAGEFDKIVKRFGGIDNASTGFDYTHYFIKSSSKNLDKSLSLFADMMANLSLKDEEFQPERKVVAEERRWRTDNNPVGYLYFRLFNNAYIYHPYHWTPIGFMNDILNWSIEDIREFHKTFYQPQNSIIVVAGDVEPEAVFEAAKKRFGNIENCCDIPKVHQVEPDPDGPKRVVLYKESEVEIVAIAFPIPNFQHEDQPALSALSELLSHGKSSRLIEELVDKKKMVNQLYAYNMELKDPGIFLFLAVCNPGVKAEDVEKEIWKQIERIKKEGVSEEELKKVKVNTRADFIFSMENSSNVADLFGSYLARGDIEPLLHYEENIEKLEPAMIEKVAERYLDKEKSVTVILRKGETK from the coding sequence ATGGCAAGCAGTCTGCCCAACTATTACACCAAAACTTTGAAAAATGGCCTTGAAGTGGTCGTCATTCCGCTGAAAAACGAAAGCGGTGTCATTACGACCGACATTTTCTACAGAGTCGGAAGCCGCAACGAGACGATGGGCAAGAGCGGTATCGCCCATATGCTCGAGCACATGAATTTCAAGTCGACCGAAAATATGAAAGCGGGCGAGTTCGACAAGATCGTCAAGCGTTTCGGCGGCATCGACAACGCTTCGACGGGGTTCGACTACACCCACTACTTCATCAAAAGCTCGAGTAAAAATCTGGACAAATCGCTTTCTCTATTCGCCGATATGATGGCGAACCTGAGCCTCAAAGACGAAGAGTTCCAGCCCGAACGCAAAGTGGTCGCCGAAGAGCGCCGTTGGCGTACCGACAACAATCCTGTCGGTTACCTCTATTTCCGGCTTTTCAACAACGCCTACATCTACCATCCCTACCACTGGACGCCAATCGGGTTCATGAACGATATCCTCAACTGGTCGATCGAGGATATCCGCGAGTTTCACAAGACCTTCTACCAGCCGCAGAATTCCATCATTGTCGTTGCCGGTGACGTGGAGCCCGAAGCGGTTTTCGAAGCCGCCAAAAAACGATTCGGAAACATCGAAAACTGCTGCGATATTCCGAAAGTGCATCAGGTCGAGCCGGACCCCGACGGGCCAAAACGTGTTGTCCTCTACAAAGAGAGTGAAGTCGAAATCGTCGCGATCGCTTTTCCGATCCCCAACTTTCAGCATGAGGATCAGCCGGCACTCTCCGCACTCAGCGAACTGCTCAGCCACGGAAAGAGCAGCCGCCTGATCGAAGAGCTCGTCGACAAAAAGAAGATGGTCAACCAACTCTACGCCTACAACATGGAGCTCAAAGACCCGGGCATCTTCCTTTTCCTCGCCGTCTGCAATCCCGGTGTCAAAGCCGAAGATGTCGAAAAGGAGATCTGGAAGCAGATCGAACGCATCAAGAAAGAGGGTGTCAGCGAGGAGGAACTGAAAAAAGTGAAAGTCAACACGCGGGCGGACTTCATTTTCAGTATGGAAAACTCCAGCAACGTCGCCGACCTGTTTGGAAGCTATCTCGCACGCGGCGATATCGAACCGTTGCTGCACTATGAAGAGAATATCGAAAAGCTCGAGCCCGCGATGATCGAAAAGGTCGCTGAACGCTACCTCGACAAGGAGAAATCTGTGACAGTCATTCTACGGAAAGGTGAGACGAAATGA